Proteins encoded in a region of the Zea mays cultivar B73 chromosome 4, Zm-B73-REFERENCE-NAM-5.0, whole genome shotgun sequence genome:
- the LOC100282115 gene encoding polyadenylate-binding protein 2, with translation MDDEEHEVYGQEIPEDGDMDGADVDMAAAGDDAAKLQELDEMKRKLKEMEEEAAALRDMQAKVAKEMQGGDPSISTAEAKEQVDARSVYVGNVDYACTPEEVQQHFQACGTVNRVTILTDKFGQPKGFAYVEFLEQEAVQEALNLNESELHGRQIKVAPKRTNVPGMKQRPPRGYNPYHGYPYRSYGAPYFPPYGYGRAPRFRRPMRYRPYF, from the exons ATGGACGACGAGGAGCACGAGGTTTACGGCCAGGAGATCCCTGAGGACGGCGATATGGACGGCGCTGACGTTGATATGGCCGCCGCCGGGGACGACGCGGCGAAG CTTCAGGAGCTTGACGAGATGAAGCGCAAGCTGAAGGAGATGGAGGAGGAGGCCGCCGCCCTCCGCGATATGCAGGCCAAGGTCGCCAAGGAGATGCAAG GAGGTGACCCTAGTATATCTACAGCTGAGGCGAAGGAGCAGGTGGATGCCCGGTCTGTGTATGTTGGAAAT GTTGATTATGCTTGCACCCCAGAAGAAGTGCAGCAGCATTTCCAAGCTTGTGGAACTGTCAACAGGGTGACAATCTTGACTGACAAGTTTGGGCAGCCAAAAGGTTTTGCTTATGTTGAATTTCTGGAACAAGAAGCTGTCCAGGAAGCTCTGAACTTGAATGAATCGGAATTGCATGGTCGACAGATTAAG GTTGCGCCGAAGAGGACTAATGTCCCTGGGATGAAGCAGCGTCCACCACGCGGGTATAATCCCTACCATGGCTACCCTTATAGATCATATGGAGCACCGTACTTCCCCCCATACGGTTATGG GAGGGCTCCTAGATTCCGCCGCCCTATGCGCTACAGACCTTACTTCTGA
- the LOC100285680 gene encoding ubiquitin-protein ligase isoform X1: MGECEDGKEYRCWEELLPDALGLIFRNLPLQEVLTVLPRVCKSWGRVVAGPYCWQEIDIEEWSQQQSKPEQIGRMVELLVGRSGGSCRRISVSGLPCDPLFSFIADNARALGTLEIPRSEISDSVVEAVAPRLSNVTFLDISSCTKIGARALEAFGRHCRSLVGLRRVMHPIDLADKVCQHDEAHAIARSMPRLRHLEMGYMLVATEAVLEILEQCSELKFLDLRGCWAVDDRFLRERHPGLRVLGPRVVDDCYENSYWEECSDYYSDEDEDYDDDVVSWGLFVDDDDDYYYAVGSDDDEAIWDDAQGLENLEVRFYGGGGFGESFAGFDWPPSP, from the exons ATGGGGGAGTGCGAGGACGGCAAGGAGTACAGGTGCTGGGAGGAGCTGCTGCCGGACGCGCTGGGGCTCATCTTCCGCAACCTGCCGCTCCAGGAGGTGCTCACCGTCCTGCCGCGGGTGTGCAAGTCCTGGGGGCGGGTGGTCGCCGGCCCCTACTGCTGGCAGGAGATCGACATCGAGGagtggagccagcagcaaagcaaGCCGGAGCAGATCGGCCGCATGGTGGAGCTGCTCGTCGGCCGCAGCGGCGGCTCGTGCCGCCGGATCAGCGTCTCCGGGCTGCCCTGCGATCCGCTCTTCTCGTTCATCGCAGACAA TGCGCGAGCTCTTGGGACCTTGGAGATCCCCAGGAGTGAGATCAGCGACTCCGTAGTGGAAGCCGTGGCGCCGCGGCTATCGAACGTGACGTTCCTAGACATCAGCAGCTGCACGAAGATCGGGGCCCGCGCGCTGGAGGCGTTCGGCAGGCACTGCAGGTCCCTGGTGGGGCTCCGGCGGGTGATGCACCCGATCGACCTGGCGGACAAGGTGTGCCAGCACGACGAGGCGCACGCCATCGCGCGCAGCATGCCGAGGCTGCGGCACCTGGAGATGGGGTACATGCTGGTGGCGACGGAGGCGGTGCTGGAGATCCTGGAGCAGTGCAGCGAGCTCAAGTTCCTGGACCTGCGCGGCTGCTGGGCCGTGGACGACCGGTTCCTGCGGGAGCGCCACCCGGGGCTGCGCGTCCTGGGCCCGCGCGTCGTCGACGACTGCTACGAGAACAGCTACTGGGAGGAGTGCTCCGACTACTACtcggacgaggacgaggactaCGACGACGACGTCGTCTCGTGGGGGTTGTtcgtggacgacgacgacgactactaCTACGCCGtcggcagcgacgacgacgaggcTATCTGGGACGACGCGCAGGGCCTGGAGAACCTCGAGGTGAGGTTCTACGGCGGTGGCGGCTTCGGCGAGAGCTTCGCCGGCTTCGACTGGCCGCCGTCGCCGTGA